The DNA segment TACACGCATACCATGAAAACAAACAAATGCCTTTCCGATGTTGAATGCCATTGAATTTATTTACGTTTTGCAGTCCAATGTTCTTGCTCTGGTAAACACCGGATGACGTTAAGAGAGGCAATAACGATCATTCATCAAATAGACCCCGGTCTTGTGATTTTAGAAAAAGACTTGTACAGCGACATTGTAGTTGTGATATCGATGAATCATACgcgaatgtttaaaaataataataatttaaaatgtgtgATCTGTGTAATGAGGCGTGTATTCGTATTGCATACGCTTGGAGATTATGATCGTGGGGTGAACGATACTTCCTTTGCCTGTCCTACTTGGTTCGAAAACGAAAtggtaatttaattacattgttctaaatttaaacttattaattgtgtatttaaaatgaatgaacgattgatatttttaaaagctttagATAAATTCTTGTCATTGTGGTATTTTtgtcgttattttttaatagatgtaaattaaaattaaaaatggattGTTATGATTTGTTGATTTATAAAGCAAGATTGATTATATACATGCACagtttgttatatatacagCCGAATATATATGTTCCTTTTAATTTTAACCTtcgttaaaattatactttacagTAAACAACCtttctttcaaatttaatttttattttatttattactctttTTATTGATTCAAGTACTTGTTAACACGAACTGTAGCTATCAtctaaatattagtaattaaaaaaagagcaTGGTgttctacaaaaaataatactatgtgttcaaaaaatttaattttttttctttgcttaCTTTACCATAAAAAgctataattaacatatttttttaatatataaacttccAGTTCACTTGTTGTAACAATGAAGCCGATATAGATGTACCATGTATTATTTTGTGACGTATATATAACGATAAACAATGGAATTAAAACAATGATTGAATAATGAACATTGCGTCTTCGTTGGAGATATGAcgaatatttttagaataacgATCAAGTGATGCCCGCACACGCTGCGCTTTTCGCAATTATTGCAATAACTATTTGACAAGATATTGTTGtatgtataagtaaaatatgtaagtaagttttagtaatttaatagtTAGGTTCAGTTAGCCCCAAACGCATGTCGTTTtggtttgaaatatattattgaaaatcaaaatatttaaatataatatgtgtaaaataatatgaaatcgaAGACACAGCTGAGCCTACAATTAAGTATACCATTGTGGttatgaaaagatttttttaatttgaattgaagTTGACATGACACCTAACACGTTCTTCACAATTCTGGTATATCTCTCGTTTTTCTGAAAAAAATTCTCAAGAAACCGTAAAATATGTAAAGCCTTTTGTTACTTGCGCCTGAGTTCTGTTCGGtcgcgtcggattgccgtcgGATATGATGATTTTCGAATgagttttaaaaaagtatgGGGTATTCTAAAACATTCTCAAgtacttgattttattattattattattttattactattaaaatattcccTTAGACACGATAAGTATACAAAACATTGTTGTACattctttcaaatatatatataataatacatgtacatatatacaatatacagacTAAAGATAATAGACACTAACATTCATCTCAAAAGACAAAAATCACTTAAATAGTTTCTTgttgaaagtttttttagtGTATGtacaaacaaaaatgtttaaagtcggtttttactttgtcatttttattttagacatagAAGCGAGTAATTTTGCGAAGTAAAAAAGCTGTTTTACGATTAATATAATCGAAGTATCATTAGCATAGAAAATTGTAAcaagtaaatttattagtttagcTTATTTTATGGCAAGTATTATGCTCCCTTTTCTCTAAAAGACCGTAAACATTaaacggcttaaaaatatattaatttagttacaaGTAAATAACGCGCATCTCACTGAAAATCCCTCGTGTTTTCTtatgtaatacaatataattagttatcacgtatttttaaagttatacttaGAATTATGCAAATGTAGTCCAGTCGTTCATGGTTCATTAATATCTTATCATTTCAACAgaaaaaattgtcaaaaaataCACATgctttaataatttactgtatTCGGTGCAAACGGTACCTTGCGGTGGTGCCGTCGATCGATCGCTAGCACTGGTGCATTAAGGTATTTAAACACTGACCGTTCAATTTATACAGCTTTCGTAAAAACGCTCAACTGTGAATCACAGTACAGTTACGGGTATAGCCTTTGCTTTCGTCGTATCACGTGAATCATCGCTattcgttatatttataatgtcttGCGCAaagacaagtttttttttttttttttgagtatgAGTCATTCATAGACTCAtattatactgtatatatatattttttttcttaactagAATATTTCACTTCTTATTAAATTGTCtcgttttagtaatattaacagtgttgtgtattatttatttatactcatatatttataagtgaatATGTTTGTACAAACggttgtttatatacatatttaataagctTAACAAGTTCGTTTTCAACATTAAATAGCAGTGATAATTGTAAGTAGGTATTGTTACATACTTGCCTTGGGTTCGGTGAGTCATCAGACGCCGAGCTTGGAGCCGGCTGTGTACTTAACAaagcacatatatatatataggtacttTATAACTAGACCCTCGTATTTTTGCAATGAATACGCCCGTTTATAGACTGACTAAAATTTTATTCgtcatttatatgtaaataattttttttacgattctatataatattaagaataaataatgacagCTGTGTTTATTTGAACGTATAATTCAACTGGTATGTTAATATGAAAGTCACACCGTAAGTGTTATCTTTGCTTGAActcgaaaattttattatattcgttttgtcacttacaaatatttttgattatttaaatgtttttaaggtCATCGCGTAAGGAATTTGTTTAACATTATAACAATGTCAgggatttaattattaatattattcagacCGGATGCTTTTATCAAATAATCgtaattaatttgaaactgaatttgtaacatttttataataattaattatatgtttttaattatagttgcAGAGTAAGCGCGAGCTGTTCTTCAAATCGGATACTGTGAGCGGCGGCGGGGTGAGCGCCACGGGTCTGCCAAATGCTGCGCCGCCTGTGCCGCCGATGGCACCTTCGGCCCTCAAAGACGCCCTAGCTAAGCGCTCTGCCACACTCCCTGATCCAACAGAAAGTAGTCACCACGAGCCCAACGGCACCGCTGCAGTGAAGCTCAGCAACAGCGTATCTGTGGACGTTGGGAAGACATCGTCTATGCCTCCACAAATGCCCGCGCCTCCAGTACCCACAACTGCACCGCCACCCGTCAATGCTCCGCTCAGGAGTACAGAGAATATAATGAAGGTAAGTTTGAAAaccaatgtaaattataaatttttaatgttcattaataataaaagtttgatAAATTGTTGCAGAAATCTGACCACCCACCAGTTGCACCAAAACCAGATCTACCTAAGATAGAGAAACCAAAAACCAAAGAATTAGACGGATATGTTGGATTCGCGAATCTACCAAACCAAGTGTACAGGAAAGCGGTCAAAAAAGGGTTCGAATTTACGTTAATGGTTGTCggtaagatattattttatactcgtACATTTTCACGTTTTAAACTACCGGCAGTTCGCGTAGCTTATGAATGATGATAATTGTCCCCTTGGAACAATGGTATgcaagttattattttactgcGTATTCACAACGTAAAGTTTATTCATAATGACTCGACaatgaattttaatgttaaaaattgtcaatatttttcTTGAAGCATATAATGTTTGATGTGTAGAAatatcatttgttatttttataattccaggTGAGACGGGTTTGGGCAAATCGACGTTAATAAACTCCTTGTTCCTAACGGATGTTTATGATAAAGATAAACATCCAGGACCATCGCTACGTGTTAAAAAGACAGTGGGCGTTGAGACAAGCGTGGTCATTCTAAAAGAGAATGGCGTCAACCTCACTCTCACAATTGTCGACACGCCTGGCTTCGGAGACGCAGTCGACAATAGTAATTGGTATGCCTTGTGTTTCATTTGCTAGCGATACTTTTAAACTGACTATGTAAACACTTTATATGAGTGAttacagattatattaaaaattattgggcACTTCGTTTTTGTATCGTGATTCGAAATTGAcgttttatattcttaaaaaaaaactaaaatattataaagttcttCGAATCTAGTTTATTTCACTACCATTAATAGTAAATTCAACATAGTAACCCAATTTTTTgtgtttaatgattaaaaacCAGTTCGCTAGATAAACGTCCCAATTTGTGGTCAGAAGTACGAAACTAGTTTCACGTTGCTGGTTTTTTAAGCCATTGCCTCGATTAATTTGGCTTTTCATAATAACCGAagtggtttttttaaatatactaatttgttttattttatctattactcAAGGTCATttgttatgattatttttataaccataaatttcgaatgaaaaattcttaaaaaaataatgttatttttatagctGGCAACCGATAATCGATTTCGTTGAATCGAAATATGAGGAATTCTTGAACGCAGAGTCACGGGTGACTCGTAAAGCCGCTCCGCCTGATACGCGAGTCCATTGCTGCCTGTACTTCATAGCACCAAGCGGTCATGGACTCAAACCGCTCGATGTAGAGTTCATGCAGCGACTTGGCGATAAAGTCAACATTATACCCGTTATCGCCAAGGCCGATACGATGACGCCCGAAGAATGCAAGGATTTCAAGGAACAAGTAATTAATGCTTTTAATATTCGCTTATTGATATTTCTTAATAGCAAGAGCTAATTGCAATGTTGCTCATGTAAGCATTCATCTGTCGAGTACCATCGATGAAGACCGAGAGATAGTAGCAGAAAATTCCAAATCATTTGTTACAAGTATGGCGGCGCGTGAGGGCTCGAATTACGTAATTAATGAAACGAAAGTAATGGTAATGACGTTGTTCAACGGGGCGTAATAGAAATTGTTTTTGTCGGATACattgcgagtttttttttaaaaaatacacaatagcCGCCACAaagaaatatcttaatttactgttatttatttattttgatctacttttttttcatagaataggaaggtggacgagcatatgggccacctgatggtaagtggtcaccaaacgcccttagacattggcattgtaagaaatgtcaaccatcgcttatatagccaatgcgccaccaaccttgggaactaagattttatgtcccttgtgcctgtaattacactggctcactcacccttcaaaccggaacacaacaataacaagtactgctgttttgcggtagaatatctgatgagtgggtggtacctacccagacgagcttgcacaaagctctaccatcagtgaACTTTACTTGGAGTAAACTTTGGATAATAACATCTATCCGTTATTCAGTGGGCATATTTTAcactaaaatataacttttatttttgtttgtatttcttGAATACAAAtgtcagtaaataaatattaagcgcGAGTTAAAAGTATGCTGTTTgttgtcattatttattgtgatttatttaagaaaattagtAAGTAAGAAAACTTAGAAAGTTCGTCGGTACATTTATACGTTCGTACAATAATAGATATCAATGGGAGAGCTAAATTGCTGACGGGtaactaaatgaaaaaaaaaaatcgggatTTTTggttaaatattaactattaaattccGCCCCGAGTAGTAAGCAAGAGTCGCCGTTTCAGATCCTGAAGGAGATCGCGCAGCACAAGATCAAGATCTACGAGTTCCCGGAGGGCGCGGGCGACGAGGGCGAGGCGGCGCCGCGCGCGCTGCGGGCGCGCGTGCCGTTCGCGGTGGTCGGCGCCAACTCCGTCATCGAGCTGGACGGGCGGCGCGTGCGCGGCCGCAAGTACCCCTGGGGCGTGGCCGAAGGTACGCCGCTGGTTATACTTAAGTCTCTTTTGTTCTATTTTCGAATCCATTTGTAggctttttttaatgatttaatttaatgctGTGAACTGCCATAGTCGTGTTAAACtccaatttatattttctgatggttctaaataaaattcaacACGGTGATAGTTATAGACCATAATGTGAGACAGttcataatttgtgtttgtacCGAATAGCCAATAAACTAGTAAATAATGATTTCGATTTTAATCATGTAAGTAGAGATTAAAAAGTTACAAGATGTATCTTGAACGATGTATCATTTgtttgtcattattttatttatgatgtgAAAAATTAACaggaaaatacaataatatttatttagtaatcaataaatgtatgttaaaaaaaatatatgatactgTCATCTTTATATACATCAAGGGTAGAAATCGGTAGACGATTACTCATGCCGGTCGCATTGTAATCAACCGATTTGTTGTCGTATTCATTTGTGTCGCGTAcacattcattaataaattaccaTTTGTTTACTGTTCAATGCCTAACTGCTATAAcatgtttgttattaaaattaaagatgcAAGAAAATATACGAACGTTTAAATCGAGcgaaaattctttaaaaaaaattaggatttttttaatattcaatggaatataaaaataattaatgtcatacaaaatatgttattcCAGTTGAAAATTTGGAGCACTGCGACTTTTTGGCACTCCGCAACATGGTGATCAGGACGCACCTTCAGGACCTGAAGGACGTGACCAGCTCCGTGCACTACGAGAACTACCGCTGCCGCAAGCTGGCCGGCCTCTCGCACGACGGGAAACCTCACCGGATTAACTCCAACAAGTATGTCGACCTCCGTAACGCCTCCGCTACAAACATCTCTTCCTTCTCTCCGAGGGTACTTGACGGTGATGGGCGAGTTTGTATTGGCTGTGACGTCATTTGTTGCTATGTTGGTAATATTCCTACAGCCCATTCAACTCACAAGATGAGTTAAGATAAATAAGaacatttgaatttgaaatgacGCGATAACATTAGatgagatcttgaataatctctAATGTTCATGGATTCGTGGAAAAATGGATTTTTAATGGcggtgaagttgttatcgattCTTTgagagtaaaattaaagtggatataagtaaataaatgcattagcgttgtattataattaaatatatattaatcataagcGAGTACGGTCAGggttgtttatctttactcctctttCAATTGGAATATGCTTGATTATATATTACTCTAATTGGTGCCATACGTCAAGTACCCAACGTCAATGTATCGTTAGATACATCTATCCTTTTGATTGTTCgtgatgatttaaaaatcactttatatttttaatgatttccgCCAGTTCATTAACAGAATAGATGATTGATTTTATCATTCGAAGGCATGGACTAACAACCTGAGTAGACAGGGTTGGTATGATTCAGTAATAACTTTGATGTATTTATAAGACTGACGTCGCCGTTTAAAGGTGACCAgacttcttatttatatattgaatattttatcttgCTAATAATACTAAcattcaaaatatacatattaaagttttaataaaattaaacagttCACATTCATTGCTGCATGTCTGGTCATCTTGAAGtcggtgtgtttttttttaatctttaaatattcgCAGTTTTAAGCTaacgatatttaatttatttttttcacacttTTAGCGCAATAGTTGCATACTACATTCTCAATTTGTTTGAATGTTTTGTGCTTGGGCATGCAGAAATGAAGTACTTATATCTTCAACatggattattttaaatatattaacatataaataacattatttatgttatgcTAAATTTATTGGCGTCGTAAATGAATTTTTAGAATATCCATGACTGTATATCatttgtcataataattatgCGATTCATGCGCTTCTTCAGTggcattaataacaatttatcgatcattattaacattattgtgTTGCGAAGATGCTAATTCGTGTTTCACAATCATGCACTGATATTATTGTTCGGTCAGAACAATTGATTCGAACAGTGTCGCACTCATAGCCATCGCGAGTTTGTCACTTTGTAAAATGAACTCAATTCCCTGCACACACAATCTACAGTCGCTTGCGCAGCTCACGATGTGTGTGTTAGAGCCGTGTCCGTTGATAATGCCACTGTAGCGCGTGAGCACAGCCGCGTGTACGTTATAACGAGCGTTGTGTTGGTGTTCAGTTTCTGCCCGCAAGGACTGATGAACAGTTTCATGACCGTGTGGTAAGTTCGACCGCACACATACGCGTCGTTGTGTGTATCATTTCATTACGGCACGTGGGTTTTCATAACTGTTTCGAAGTAGCACGTTCTTTTACAAATCTATTATAATTGggtttttgaatgttttttttttcggattgtattttattgtctCAGCATTTCATAGTAAAAttgtatcaattattttaatttgttatacatTCAttgaaacttataaaattatataaaatatcacgtTCAAAAACTGACACGAATTCTTATGACGTCATATTGTTAACGTGCTTGTGGAGAGAAGAGCGGCAATTAAGTTATAAACAAATTCACACGATTTTCATGTtgctatttctatatttatatgaaaaatataattcgacctttgaaatataaaaaatagttaatacttAAAACTGCATGATCTATCGGTTAGTGatagtattttttcaaaaacccaattgtgtttttttttttaaataatggtgTAGTGTAGCGAGTGATTGTGGTTCATTGAGGTGTATTCATTTGGCACAGCTTGAATGATTCTCTTGCTATATTGCTTCCACGACGTActtaatattagttatatagtctgtgttaattttttacacatttaatataatttatttcctatttgtaatataattttgagaGAAACGATccttctataaaattaatagcacaaaaagacataaaatatttttaaataatacattaatataaccaATAATTCCCTTATTACTATTGTactaagtaaatttatttaaaatgtaaagctACTTTTGTAAAGTATTGATTTTGTTTCTGCCTATCGATTGCAtgtatcttaatttttatttaaaaaaaaaacttgcgtTTTGAATGTTGTTCGTTATTGTAAAGagatatatttgaaatgtaaatagcACCTATTTTTGTTTAGTCTGtggttaaacaaaaatatattttaattaaatattgaaattgttcCCAGGAATCCATTGGCTCAGATGGAAGAGGAGAAGAGAGAACATGATCTTAAAATGAAGAAGATGGAGAGTGACATGGAGCAGgtgcgttattttttattacaattttatattaaacatcacTTGTTAGTATGTTTGGGTCAAATCTAGCAAATGAGTTTTCAATCAGTCCCATCTAATGGATAAATCTGTAATACAAGATCTGTAGACAGTGCTGAATTATTATTGCATGTATAGTCATTATTGCGGTATTCCACATTGTGAggaaatgtatttatatgtatattttcgttTCGTGATTTGATAATTTATTGATCCAAATATGTACAAGCcaactaatatataatgaaatatatagcaTTATATATTAGGATATTTTGTGATTAAATTGCGATGAACTTTGTTAAAATGCTCATCAATATAgcacaacctttttttttaaataatattagttctattattttcattttatagtatcaaataaaaattgatctAGTACGGAATTAGAATAAAGGATACCGCACCTACTTTGTGTTTGggcgtatatatgtatatatatatatatatgttgtcaCCCGCAGGTGTTCGAGCTGAAGGTGCGCGAGAAGCGCGCCAAGCTGAAGGAGTCGGAGACGGAGCTGGCGCGGCGGCACGAGTCCACGCGGCGCGCGCTCGAGGCGCAGGCGCGCGAGCTGGAGGAGCGCCAGCGGGCGCTGCTCGCCGACCAGGCCGCCTGGGAGCGCGACACCGGCCTCTCGCTCGACGACCTGCGCCGCCGCTCGCTCGAGGCCAACAGCAAGGAGTCAGTACCGCGCGCTCGCACTCACACACACCTCTCAGTACCTCTCTCCCAAATACAGTGTGTGACACCGGCTGGCCTCCCGTCGACCAGCACCTTTCGCTTGCTCGAGGCCAACACCATGGAGTAAAAATACATCTGTATTTTTACGATATATGACATGTAATCATAATCCAGTGGTTAATCGGTGTCTCGACATATTCCTATAAATTATCGTTACATAACGTTACTTTACAagacaacagtaacagcctgtaaagtttccactgctgggctaaggccctccctttttgaggagaaggtttggagcttattccacaacgctgctccagtgcgggttggtggaatacacatgtggcagaatttcgatgaaattatacacatgtaggtttccttacgatgttttccttcaccgaaaagcacgaaatgaattataaacagaaattaagcacatgaaaattcagaggtgaggtcagcccgggtttgaacctacgttcatcggttaagattcacccgttcttaccactgggccatctcggctctctctCGAGACAAAatcgattaaatttaaaatatgtggtAGACTTGACTGTCATTatatgctataattattatatacagtagATTTAGTAGATTAGGTAGATTTAATGCATTGCTGAAGGAAACATAGTAGAACATTTTCGGGCTTGGCTTCAACTTAAGGTATTGCATAGTGCTATTGTAGTACTTCACTTTTTCCACTTATATTAAACAAGTTCTAATTAGAAACATTTCGTTTCCAGGACGGTCGACGGCAAGGATAAGAAGGATAAGAAAAAGAAAGGTTTGTTTTAAACTCGCGTTTATTCGCGTCGGCTTCGCACCCACCGTAAATGTTGCGTGACTAACATCGAGTTCGACCGTCTTGCCTATAGAACAGTACATGCTTCTCTCAGCGAACATTCGAGAGAGTTCTCCGACTAACTATTAGCCGTCATTGTTATCATTCCATTGTCTCAAACCTGTACCAGTGTGACGACTGAAGCGGGGCATGTATAATGCTTCCACATTAAAATGGCTATGGCAATATTTGGttaatatatatctgtatacCGTACGGATTTTAatggaattatatttatactttcaaGGTATTTACTCTACATATCGTAATGTTTTCAAGAAACGTACATTGTAAACATTCTGATGGACAATGGCCATACGGTTGAGATTTCACGagattctattttataatttatttcgtttttaattagtGCCATTTCtgtatgattattatttgtctGTCTTTCTCATAACCTTCTTATtgttatctatttaatattactttcgaATGATGTTAACATGGGCTTTGGTTTGTGTAATTGTATATTTGAAATTGCTGTTTTACAAAAAGTAAATCGTTCTaaatttatgttgtaaataaatcaatgtaaaactcaaatattatataataatatatatttattatattatatttgcggCGATTGTCATTCGGTTTGATGGTATTAAATATGCTTCAATCAATCTTTTtctctatattaaaaatgtcagCTGATTTATAAAATT comes from the Nymphalis io chromosome 1, ilAglIoxx1.1, whole genome shotgun sequence genome and includes:
- the LOC126771776 gene encoding septin-7 isoform X2, giving the protein MANQAVTKNTTHQTKLNRCASSVGDSGIDRTKVGWTSPREIWRNLSLRRKAELQSKRELFFKSDTVSGGGVSATGLPNAAPPVPPMAPSALKDALAKRSATLPDPTESSHHEPNGTAAVKLSNSVSVDVGKTSSMPPQMPAPPVPTTAPPPVNAPLRSTENIMKKSDHPPVAPKPDLPKIEKPKTKELDGYVGFANLPNQVYRKAVKKGFEFTLMVVGETGLGKSTLINSLFLTDVYDKDKHPGPSLRVKKTVGVETSVVILKENGVNLTLTIVDTPGFGDAVDNSNCWQPIIDFVESKYEEFLNAESRVTRKAAPPDTRVHCCLYFIAPSGHGLKPLDVEFMQRLGDKVNIIPVIAKADTMTPEECKDFKEQILKEIAQHKIKIYEFPEGAGDEGEAAPRALRARVPFAVVGANSVIELDGRRVRGRKYPWGVAEVENLEHCDFLALRNMVIRTHLQDLKDVTSSVHYENYRCRKLAGLSHDGKPHRINSNKNPLAQMEEEKREHDLKMKKMESDMEQVFELKVREKRAKLKESETELARRHESTRRALEAQARELEERQRALLADQAAWERDTGLSLDDLRRRSLEANSKETVDGKDKKDKKKKDWSFKNVTSGMYT
- the LOC126771776 gene encoding septin-7 isoform X4, producing the protein MFKSIKKLFRTKDKEVSRSHSDRSNLQSKRELFFKSDTVSGGGVSATGLPNAAPPVPPMAPSALKDALAKRSATLPDPTESSHHEPNGTAAVKLSNSVSVDVGKTSSMPPQMPAPPVPTTAPPPVNAPLRSTENIMKKSDHPPVAPKPDLPKIEKPKTKELDGYVGFANLPNQVYRKAVKKGFEFTLMVVGETGLGKSTLINSLFLTDVYDKDKHPGPSLRVKKTVGVETSVVILKENGVNLTLTIVDTPGFGDAVDNSNCWQPIIDFVESKYEEFLNAESRVTRKAAPPDTRVHCCLYFIAPSGHGLKPLDVEFMQRLGDKVNIIPVIAKADTMTPEECKDFKEQILKEIAQHKIKIYEFPEGAGDEGEAAPRALRARVPFAVVGANSVIELDGRRVRGRKYPWGVAEVENLEHCDFLALRNMVIRTHLQDLKDVTSSVHYENYRCRKLAGLSHDGKPHRINSNKNPLAQMEEEKREHDLKMKKMESDMEQVFELKVREKRAKLKESETELARRHESTRRALEAQARELEERQRALLADQAAWERDTGLSLDDLRRRSLEANSKETVDGKDKKDKKKKDWSFKNVTSGMYT
- the LOC126771776 gene encoding septin-7 isoform X3, whose product is MASVSESPLNRSRNRPVLSRYKPVNDSSDQLQSKRELFFKSDTVSGGGVSATGLPNAAPPVPPMAPSALKDALAKRSATLPDPTESSHHEPNGTAAVKLSNSVSVDVGKTSSMPPQMPAPPVPTTAPPPVNAPLRSTENIMKKSDHPPVAPKPDLPKIEKPKTKELDGYVGFANLPNQVYRKAVKKGFEFTLMVVGETGLGKSTLINSLFLTDVYDKDKHPGPSLRVKKTVGVETSVVILKENGVNLTLTIVDTPGFGDAVDNSNCWQPIIDFVESKYEEFLNAESRVTRKAAPPDTRVHCCLYFIAPSGHGLKPLDVEFMQRLGDKVNIIPVIAKADTMTPEECKDFKEQILKEIAQHKIKIYEFPEGAGDEGEAAPRALRARVPFAVVGANSVIELDGRRVRGRKYPWGVAEVENLEHCDFLALRNMVIRTHLQDLKDVTSSVHYENYRCRKLAGLSHDGKPHRINSNKNPLAQMEEEKREHDLKMKKMESDMEQVFELKVREKRAKLKESETELARRHESTRRALEAQARELEERQRALLADQAAWERDTGLSLDDLRRRSLEANSKETVDGKDKKDKKKKDWSFKNVTSGMYT
- the LOC126771776 gene encoding septin-7 isoform X1 — its product is MNGSTTTVNGGAVNGGNGALNGIGAAPRTATLGTPNSYAYTSSGSLLGRGGSARPVPPPTLPKYSGSFSAGSSLSATGLRERDREGAGGSHRLASLERLALRQRIIEQNANNQVASLTANNTSGPTSATVTLTDTATLQSKRELFFKSDTVSGGGVSATGLPNAAPPVPPMAPSALKDALAKRSATLPDPTESSHHEPNGTAAVKLSNSVSVDVGKTSSMPPQMPAPPVPTTAPPPVNAPLRSTENIMKKSDHPPVAPKPDLPKIEKPKTKELDGYVGFANLPNQVYRKAVKKGFEFTLMVVGETGLGKSTLINSLFLTDVYDKDKHPGPSLRVKKTVGVETSVVILKENGVNLTLTIVDTPGFGDAVDNSNCWQPIIDFVESKYEEFLNAESRVTRKAAPPDTRVHCCLYFIAPSGHGLKPLDVEFMQRLGDKVNIIPVIAKADTMTPEECKDFKEQILKEIAQHKIKIYEFPEGAGDEGEAAPRALRARVPFAVVGANSVIELDGRRVRGRKYPWGVAEVENLEHCDFLALRNMVIRTHLQDLKDVTSSVHYENYRCRKLAGLSHDGKPHRINSNKNPLAQMEEEKREHDLKMKKMESDMEQVFELKVREKRAKLKESETELARRHESTRRALEAQARELEERQRALLADQAAWERDTGLSLDDLRRRSLEANSKETVDGKDKKDKKKKDWSFKNVTSGMYT
- the LOC126771776 gene encoding septin-7 isoform X5, with the protein product MAPSALKDALAKRSATLPDPTESSHHEPNGTAAVKLSNSVSVDVGKTSSMPPQMPAPPVPTTAPPPVNAPLRSTENIMKKSDHPPVAPKPDLPKIEKPKTKELDGYVGFANLPNQVYRKAVKKGFEFTLMVVGETGLGKSTLINSLFLTDVYDKDKHPGPSLRVKKTVGVETSVVILKENGVNLTLTIVDTPGFGDAVDNSNCWQPIIDFVESKYEEFLNAESRVTRKAAPPDTRVHCCLYFIAPSGHGLKPLDVEFMQRLGDKVNIIPVIAKADTMTPEECKDFKEQILKEIAQHKIKIYEFPEGAGDEGEAAPRALRARVPFAVVGANSVIELDGRRVRGRKYPWGVAEVENLEHCDFLALRNMVIRTHLQDLKDVTSSVHYENYRCRKLAGLSHDGKPHRINSNKNPLAQMEEEKREHDLKMKKMESDMEQVFELKVREKRAKLKESETELARRHESTRRALEAQARELEERQRALLADQAAWERDTGLSLDDLRRRSLEANSKETVDGKDKKDKKKKDWSFKNVTSGMYT